GCTTTTGCGGCGAGACGGAAGGAGTGTTGCTCTGTATGGCGCGGTTCCCGCGCCATACAGAGCCCGCGGCAAAGGCCACGGGAGAACCTAAGGTCAACTCTCCCTCACCCCGCTTCACGGGGAGCTCCCTCAGAGAGGGCGCCAAAATCTTTGGTAAATCGCAATTTATCTCTTCCCCCACCCGAAGGAAATCAGCGTTTATAACATAGAATCAAAATGCAAAAACCTACGTTTTGTGTTAATCACTCTTTTTCATATCAGACGGCGGCCGGCTCTCCGCGCCGCTCGCGGTATATCGCCAGAGAATCAAGGTCTACGGCCATGCCGTCCTCCGCCGCGACAATGTGAGTCTCTTTCGTATCGAGCCCCGTCAAAAAGTGTTCCCCCTCGGGCGAGGTGAGCATCGCGCCCAGATGCGTCAGGACGGCGATCCGGGGATGCAGCTCCGTCAGCAGCTGCCGCGCCTCCTCGATCGACATGTGGTCCAGGCGGCTCTTGGCGTTGGGAAAGGTGGCGTTCAGCGAGAGGAAGCGGCAGCTTTGATACCTCTCTGCAAAATATGGCATCAGACGGCTGTCGCTGATGATCCCCCAATCATTCAGTCCCTCGCGGCGGAAGATATAGCCGAAACATTCAACGCCGTGGTGGACGTGCGCCACCGGCTCCGCGGTCACGCCGCGTCCAAGGCCGACCGGCTGCCCATCGGCGGGGCTCACTATCCGCGGCACACGCTTCTGCGAATATTTCAGGATCACAGGGTCGTCGCCCGCGAGCGCGTCCCGCGGCGCAACGAGCAACCCCCGCTCGTCAAAACCCCCGTGTGTCATGCACTCGATCAGCACGTTCGCGTCGGTGCTGTGGTCGAGGTGCTTGTGTGTGAGCAGTACAAAATCAGCCTCGTCGGCGGCCAGCTCCGGCCGCGCGGCGCAGATATGCGCGAGGCTTCCGGGGCCGGGATCTATGACCCCCTGAATCCCGCCGTAGCGGAACCAGAGGCCGCCCGTGCTGCGCACCTGACGTATCATCGAGAAACGTCCGCCGCTTGTGCCAAGGTACTTTATAAAGTTCTCAGGATAGGAAAAATTCTCGATTTTAGTCAATATATACGCCTCACCATCTATATTTGCCTCCGTCGCGTTTGAGCTCGGCCCGCCGCTGCTCGTAGCCGCCGCAAAAGCGTCCGACATGAGCCCAGAATTTCGCGGAATGGTTCATCTCCAGCAGGTGGCAGAGCTCGTGTATCATCACATATTCCATCAGGGGGGGCGGTACGAGCGCGAGGCGGATGCTGAAGGTGATGCTCTGCAACGAAGAGCAGCTGCCCCACAGCGTCCTGACGTTTTTCAGCTCCACCTTCTTCGGGCCGACGCCGATACGCTTACACCATGCGGGAAACTCCGCCTGTATCAATTCTCTGAGCCTGTGTGCGTACCAAGCTTCGAAATTATGGCGAACTATTTCACTGTCAGCGAATAAACCCGTTAAAAACTCCCCGCCATCAAACCGCAGGCCGCCGGCGATGCCGGACTTTACCCGCAAAGGATACTGTTCCCCGCGAAAATAGAAGAGCTCGCCGTCCTCGTATTTATGCTCCACGGCCAGCGAATGCGGCCTTTTTTTCGCGATCTTATCGACAAACGAGGCGGAATTTTCCCGCAGGATGCGCTCAAGCTCCCCGCGCGCCGTATAGACGGGCGCGGCGATAAAAAAGCGATTGTCGCCGTCCAGCCCGATGGCGACCCTCTTTCTTCTCGCGTTTCTCCTAACCTCGTATCTGATCCCCTCTACGGCAATATAATCGTTTATCATGACACCTATAAT
This genomic interval from Cloacibacillus sp. contains the following:
- a CDS encoding MBL fold metallo-hydrolase translates to MTKIENFSYPENFIKYLGTSGGRFSMIRQVRSTGGLWFRYGGIQGVIDPGPGSLAHICAARPELAADEADFVLLTHKHLDHSTDANVLIECMTHGGFDERGLLVAPRDALAGDDPVILKYSQKRVPRIVSPADGQPVGLGRGVTAEPVAHVHHGVECFGYIFRREGLNDWGIISDSRLMPYFAERYQSCRFLSLNATFPNAKSRLDHMSIEEARQLLTELHPRIAVLTHLGAMLTSPEGEHFLTGLDTKETHIVAAEDGMAVDLDSLAIYRERRGEPAAV
- a CDS encoding SprT family zinc-dependent metalloprotease is translated as MINDYIAVEGIRYEVRRNARRKRVAIGLDGDNRFFIAAPVYTARGELERILRENSASFVDKIAKKRPHSLAVEHKYEDGELFYFRGEQYPLRVKSGIAGGLRFDGGEFLTGLFADSEIVRHNFEAWYAHRLRELIQAEFPAWCKRIGVGPKKVELKNVRTLWGSCSSLQSITFSIRLALVPPPLMEYVMIHELCHLLEMNHSAKFWAHVGRFCGGYEQRRAELKRDGGKYRW